From Geobacter sp., one genomic window encodes:
- a CDS encoding ABC transporter substrate-binding protein: MNRRIVALATALCLALPGAALAAKVKIGFINSITGPEAPIGENLTNGVTLAIEDLKKKKIDVELLKEDDTGKPQISMSAMEKLAGQGVAGVVGPYTSACANAVAKLAEKYKVPLLVPAAAKEEITRQGFKWVYRLNAPADQYASSLIDAALAMGKPKTIAFIYENTDFGTSTVKTAKAYVAKKGIKVVADESYSKGSPDYRSTLTKIKAEKPDLVFMVSYVADAILLMRQSREVGLQPQAFLGGGAGFTTVQFAKEKAISNNVFSTTQWTDDVNWPGAKDFFNRYKAKFGKEPTYHAACAYQAMVIMGETAAANGGDREKTRAGLRSGSWKGIMGEVKFEDYDGFNNQNRHQMLILQIQNGNFETVFPIKFASKKPVFPFPRWK; the protein is encoded by the coding sequence ATGAACAGAAGAATCGTTGCCCTGGCAACAGCACTCTGCCTGGCCCTGCCAGGAGCAGCCCTGGCGGCAAAGGTAAAGATCGGCTTCATCAACTCCATCACCGGTCCCGAGGCCCCCATCGGCGAGAACCTGACCAACGGGGTCACCCTTGCCATCGAAGACCTGAAAAAGAAGAAGATCGACGTGGAACTCCTCAAGGAGGACGATACCGGCAAGCCGCAGATCTCCATGAGCGCCATGGAGAAGCTGGCAGGCCAGGGTGTCGCCGGCGTGGTGGGCCCCTATACCTCGGCATGTGCCAACGCCGTTGCCAAGCTGGCCGAAAAGTACAAGGTCCCCCTGCTCGTCCCGGCAGCTGCCAAGGAAGAGATCACCCGCCAGGGCTTCAAGTGGGTCTACCGCCTGAACGCACCGGCCGACCAGTACGCCTCGTCGCTCATCGACGCAGCCCTTGCCATGGGCAAGCCGAAGACCATCGCCTTTATCTACGAGAACACCGATTTCGGCACCTCCACGGTTAAGACTGCCAAAGCTTATGTGGCCAAGAAAGGGATCAAGGTCGTTGCTGACGAGTCCTACTCCAAGGGATCGCCCGACTACCGCTCCACCCTGACCAAGATCAAGGCCGAAAAGCCCGACCTGGTCTTCATGGTCTCCTACGTGGCCGACGCCATCCTTTTGATGCGCCAGTCACGTGAGGTCGGACTCCAGCCACAGGCATTCCTCGGCGGCGGCGCCGGCTTCACCACGGTCCAGTTCGCCAAGGAAAAGGCGATATCCAACAACGTCTTTTCCACCACCCAGTGGACCGACGACGTGAACTGGCCCGGCGCCAAGGACTTCTTCAACCGCTACAAGGCAAAGTTCGGCAAGGAGCCGACCTATCATGCCGCCTGCGCCTACCAGGCAATGGTCATCATGGGCGAAACCGCCGCAGCCAATGGCGGCGACCGTGAAAAGACTCGCGCCGGACTCAGGTCGGGGAGCTGGAAAGGGATCATGGGCGAGGTGAAGTTCGAGGACTATGATGGGTTCAACAACCAGAACCGCCACCAGATGCTGATCCTGCAGATCCAGAACGGCAACTTCGAGACGGTCTTCCCGATCAAGTTCGCCTCCAAAAAGCCGGTATTCCCCTTCCCGCGCTGGAAATAG
- a CDS encoding branched-chain amino acid ABC transporter permease, giving the protein MKFTDVSMGNTRGISPVAVILWLVILTGLFLFPKAVESPYALHIMILFFLSTIMGESWNILGGYTGQYSVGHAAYFGAGAYTTMILMQFRQIPPWYGMLAGIVVALVVSLIIGSICFRLRGPYFVLASIAVAEILRLTAMNLKDLTNGAEGILATEIPPFTLGGTVITDFLTKVPFYYIGLVVALLTILVTWLVQNSKLGYYFQAIREDQDAAHSLGINLTIYKNVALAISAVFTSLAGSFYAIYIGFIDPPTVLSLDNSVQIVLICIIGGIGTIWGPVIGSLVLVPLSEALRSNLIAQVFFKLGVAEESGFGIFLKEHLAHAHALIYGILVVVVILFMPDGVLGYVKKLTAKKK; this is encoded by the coding sequence ATGAAATTTACCGACGTTTCCATGGGCAACACCAGGGGCATCTCCCCGGTCGCGGTCATACTCTGGCTGGTCATCCTGACGGGCCTGTTCCTGTTCCCCAAGGCGGTGGAAAGCCCCTATGCCCTGCACATTATGATCCTCTTCTTCCTCAGCACCATCATGGGGGAGAGCTGGAACATCCTGGGTGGCTACACCGGACAGTACTCGGTCGGCCATGCCGCCTATTTCGGCGCCGGGGCCTACACCACCATGATCCTGATGCAGTTCAGGCAGATCCCCCCCTGGTACGGCATGCTGGCAGGGATCGTCGTCGCCCTGGTGGTCTCCCTGATCATCGGCTCCATCTGTTTCCGGCTGCGCGGACCGTACTTTGTCCTCGCCTCCATCGCCGTGGCGGAGATCCTCCGGCTCACGGCCATGAACCTGAAGGATCTGACCAACGGCGCCGAAGGTATCCTCGCAACCGAAATCCCCCCCTTTACGCTGGGGGGGACCGTCATTACCGACTTCCTGACCAAGGTGCCTTTCTACTACATCGGCCTGGTCGTGGCCCTGCTGACGATCCTGGTTACCTGGCTGGTGCAGAATTCCAAGCTCGGCTACTACTTCCAGGCGATCCGCGAGGACCAGGATGCCGCCCACTCCCTGGGGATCAACCTCACCATCTACAAAAACGTCGCCCTGGCCATCTCGGCGGTCTTCACCTCGCTGGCCGGCAGCTTCTACGCCATCTACATCGGCTTCATCGACCCGCCCACGGTCCTGTCGCTCGACAACTCGGTGCAGATCGTCCTGATCTGCATCATCGGGGGCATCGGCACTATCTGGGGGCCGGTCATCGGCTCACTGGTGCTGGTCCCGCTCTCCGAGGCGCTGCGCAGCAACCTCATCGCCCAGGTCTTTTTCAAGTTGGGCGTTGCCGAGGAGTCGGGATTCGGTATCTTCCTCAAGGAGCATCTGGCCCACGCCCATGCCCTGATCTACGGGATTCTGGTGGTGGTTGTCATCCTCTTCATGCCGGACGGGGTCCTGGGCTATGTAAAGAAGCTGACGGCAAAGAAGAAATAA
- a CDS encoding ATP-binding cassette domain-containing protein, with the protein MPILEIHHVSKFFGGLAANSDVSFLMEEGMIMGLIGPNGAGKTTLFNCITGYYPPTKGEVLFKGMRMNGLQPDKVCKLGMVRTWQKVRPLAKLSVVDNVMVGALCRTNSLKVAREMAMEQIRVVRLEHKVDFPAGGLPIGERKKLEVARVLATKPQLLLLDEVMGGLNPAESDEIIQLILEIKKTGITQMVIEHDMKAIMRISDRIVVLNSGEKLAEGTPEEIVNNPDVVTAYLGEAHA; encoded by the coding sequence ATGCCAATTCTGGAAATACACCATGTCAGCAAGTTTTTCGGCGGCCTGGCCGCCAACTCGGATGTCTCCTTTCTGATGGAGGAGGGGATGATCATGGGTCTTATCGGCCCCAACGGTGCCGGTAAGACCACCCTCTTCAACTGCATCACCGGCTATTATCCCCCCACCAAGGGAGAGGTCCTCTTCAAAGGGATGCGGATGAACGGACTGCAACCGGACAAGGTCTGCAAACTGGGGATGGTGCGCACCTGGCAGAAGGTGCGCCCCCTGGCCAAGCTCTCCGTGGTCGACAACGTCATGGTGGGCGCCCTCTGCCGGACCAATTCCCTGAAGGTCGCACGGGAGATGGCCATGGAGCAGATCCGGGTGGTGCGGCTGGAGCACAAGGTTGACTTCCCGGCGGGCGGGCTCCCCATCGGCGAGCGGAAAAAGCTGGAAGTGGCGCGGGTGCTGGCCACCAAGCCACAACTGCTCCTGCTCGACGAGGTCATGGGAGGGCTGAACCCTGCCGAAAGCGACGAGATCATCCAGCTGATCCTGGAGATCAAGAAGACCGGCATCACCCAGATGGTCATCGAACACGACATGAAGGCGATCATGCGGATCTCCGACCGGATCGTGGTGTTGAACTCCGGCGAAAAGCTGGCAGAAGGGACGCCGGAGGAGATCGTCAACAATCCGGACGTAGTCACGGCATATCTGGGAGAGGCACATGCTTAA
- a CDS encoding ATP-binding cassette domain-containing protein has translation MLKLDKLNFSYGDLKVLWDIDLEVHKGEIVTVVGANGAGKSTTLKNISRLVAWESGSITFDNNDLAKLEPHQVVEMGIVHVPEGRKIFPEMTVVENLRMGSFIKSARPDREANIDKVFSLFPRLKEREKQLGGTMSGGEQQMLAIARGLMANPKVLLLDEPSLGLAPLLVKFIFDIIQEINRQGVTVLLVEQNVYQSLRIAHRAYVLETGRVVLTGTGEALLNDDHVKKAFLGM, from the coding sequence ATGCTTAAGCTCGACAAACTCAACTTCAGCTACGGCGATCTGAAGGTCCTCTGGGACATCGACCTGGAGGTCCACAAGGGGGAGATCGTCACCGTGGTCGGCGCCAACGGCGCGGGCAAATCCACCACCCTCAAGAACATCTCGCGCCTGGTTGCCTGGGAATCGGGCTCCATCACCTTCGATAACAACGACCTTGCCAAACTGGAACCGCACCAGGTCGTGGAGATGGGGATCGTGCACGTGCCGGAGGGGCGCAAGATCTTCCCGGAGATGACGGTGGTGGAGAACCTGCGCATGGGTTCTTTCATCAAGAGCGCCCGGCCCGACCGCGAAGCCAACATCGACAAGGTCTTCAGCCTGTTTCCCCGCCTCAAGGAGCGCGAAAAGCAATTGGGGGGGACCATGTCAGGCGGGGAACAGCAGATGCTCGCCATCGCCAGGGGGCTGATGGCCAACCCCAAGGTGCTGCTCCTGGACGAGCCGTCGCTCGGCCTCGCCCCGCTCCTGGTCAAGTTCATCTTCGACATCATCCAGGAGATCAACCGCCAGGGGGTGACGGTCCTCTTGGTGGAACAGAACGTCTACCAGTCGCTGCGTATCGCCCACCGGGCCTATGTCCTGGAAACGGGACGGGTGGTCCTGACCGGCACCGGCGAGGCGCTTCTGAACGACGATCACGTCAAGAAAGCCTTTTTGGGAATGTAA
- a CDS encoding CBS domain-containing protein, giving the protein MTKVEKWMTRNPITIEADSSVIEAIHLMKEKEIRRLPVMHNGAFVGLITDRMIKEYTPSKATALDTWEIHYLLSKTPVKEAMNPTPFTVTPDMDLTDAAQLIHDRKLYGLCVVDADKRLVGILTTTNILEALIAICKNPQTCSE; this is encoded by the coding sequence ATGACCAAAGTCGAGAAATGGATGACGCGCAACCCCATCACCATCGAAGCGGACTCTTCCGTCATCGAGGCAATACACCTGATGAAGGAAAAAGAGATCCGGCGTCTGCCGGTGATGCACAACGGCGCCTTTGTCGGTCTCATCACCGACCGGATGATCAAGGAGTACACCCCCAGCAAGGCAACGGCCCTGGACACCTGGGAAATCCACTACCTCCTTTCCAAGACCCCGGTCAAGGAGGCGATGAACCCCACCCCCTTCACCGTGACACCGGACATGGATCTGACCGATGCGGCCCAGCTCATCCACGACCGGAAACTGTACGGTCTCTGCGTAGTAGACGCGGACAAGCGCCTGGTGGGGATCCTGACCACCACCAACATTCTCGAAGCGCTCATTGCCATCTGCAAAAATCCTCAGACTTGCTCTGAGTGA
- a CDS encoding cytochrome C — MMKHGIACLCALLALVALTACSQNISPKPALPPVGHPEPLPQGRPICSDCHEVPMKDSQKSYAVLDHTATFVKDHRFAAASEAGSCAICHKESFCNECHANYVEVKPSTLHGDRPDRDLPHRGDYLSRHKVDGRLDPASCYRCHGRTNNEKCVTCHRH, encoded by the coding sequence ATGATGAAGCATGGTATCGCCTGCCTGTGCGCCCTGCTGGCACTGGTGGCTTTGACCGCCTGCAGCCAGAATATTTCGCCGAAACCGGCCCTGCCCCCTGTGGGACACCCCGAGCCCCTGCCACAGGGTCGCCCGATCTGTTCCGACTGCCATGAAGTGCCGATGAAGGATTCCCAGAAGTCTTATGCCGTTCTGGACCACACAGCGACCTTCGTCAAGGACCATCGCTTTGCAGCCGCCAGTGAAGCCGGGAGTTGCGCGATCTGTCACAAGGAATCGTTCTGTAACGAGTGCCATGCCAACTATGTGGAGGTCAAGCCGTCGACCCTGCATGGCGATCGGCCCGATCGTGATCTCCCCCACCGCGGCGACTATCTCAGCCGGCACAAGGTGGATGGGAGGCTCGACCCGGCAAGCTGTTACCGTTGCCACGGTCGAACGAACAACGAAAAATGCGTGACATGCCATCGCCACTAG
- a CDS encoding CxxxxCH/CxxCH domain-containing protein, translating to MQQHRPLFQLLTLAAFCTALCSCGTANDAAPSLNAVGQHPSDWLSSHGAGYATYPDQCRQCHGQELTGGITGIGCSDCHLGPHPVPFPSHRLNTNQTNDCAPCHGATLQGSGNAPSCTSCHLLLPAGTVPVLNQCNSCHGNPPNGAVYPNISGLHAKHTNLAYVATTCTICHSGGGSGTATHGSQLTVAFRSTYNENGVIASRATNGTCSGVSCHGGVTTPAWSAGRINVSTDCSICHVDGTALPAATKPYNSFYSGQHTLHAITYAIPCRDCHNMSITSGGNSHFSNLSTHSLELAPALTIRPEVVYSGGSCTPGTTPPANTFVFGHCHETKPW from the coding sequence ATGCAACAACATCGACCCCTCTTTCAACTGCTCACCTTGGCAGCCTTCTGTACAGCGCTCTGCTCCTGCGGCACGGCCAATGACGCGGCTCCATCCCTGAATGCCGTCGGTCAGCACCCCAGCGACTGGTTAAGCAGCCACGGCGCAGGGTATGCCACCTATCCCGACCAGTGCCGCCAGTGCCACGGACAGGAGCTTACCGGGGGGATTACCGGCATCGGCTGCTCGGACTGCCACCTGGGCCCCCACCCGGTGCCGTTTCCGAGCCATCGGCTGAACACCAACCAGACCAACGACTGCGCCCCCTGTCATGGCGCCACCCTGCAAGGGAGCGGCAACGCACCGTCGTGCACCTCCTGCCACCTGCTGCTTCCGGCCGGAACCGTGCCGGTTCTCAACCAGTGCAACAGTTGCCACGGTAACCCGCCCAACGGCGCGGTCTACCCCAATATCTCCGGGCTGCACGCCAAGCACACGAATCTCGCTTATGTCGCCACCACCTGCACGATCTGCCACAGTGGCGGCGGCAGCGGCACAGCGACACACGGCAGCCAGCTCACCGTAGCCTTCCGCAGCACCTATAACGAGAACGGCGTCATCGCCAGTCGCGCTACCAACGGCACCTGCAGCGGCGTCAGTTGCCACGGCGGAGTGACTACCCCGGCCTGGAGCGCCGGCAGGATCAACGTATCCACCGACTGCTCCATCTGCCACGTCGACGGCACGGCCCTGCCGGCAGCCACCAAACCGTACAACAGCTTCTATTCAGGCCAGCATACCCTGCATGCCATAACTTACGCAATCCCCTGTAGGGACTGCCATAACATGTCCATCACCAGCGGCGGCAACAGCCACTTCAGCAACCTGAGCACCCACAGCCTGGAGCTCGCCCCGGCGCTGACGATACGGCCCGAGGTCGTTTACAGTGGCGGCAGTTGCACCCCCGGAACGACGCCACCGGCAAACACCTTTGTCTTTGGGCATTGTCATGAAACCAAACCCTGGTAA